taataataattatgatgatgatgattttaattttagttgTTGTAGCATTTAAGGGTAAAACATATATACTGAACAATAATCTAGCTTTGagatttattattgttagtttTCAATAGTCAGTAATGTATTTGGGATAGGACTGAAGGAGATTTGTGTGTATCTCAAGAAAGTAGAGAAAGTTATCGCTGGCATTTGATAAAAGTGCATTCCATCCCTGTTGCAGGATGGCCCATGCAAGTTCAACCCAAAGGAAGCTGCAGCTTTTGTGAAAGAGGTCGTCAACATAACAAAAGTGAGTGTCGGCTACCaatgcttttttttaacactagaAGAGGGGACTGGGTTGAGACTGAAGACTCTGCCTTGAATATATCTTGTATGTGCATGCAATTCCTGGATTGAATTTCTAATCAATTTTTTGTTGTCATCCTCAGTATAATGAAATGGAGATGGTAGATGCGGTGGCCAGATTAAACCCTGTAAGCTTTGCATATGAGGTGACGTCTGATTTCATGCACTACCAGGATGGAGTTTACAGCAGGTGAGGTGCTAGGAGCAGGCCTGCGCAGTGTCTGAAAACTGCCCCAGCTCTGTGATGTTCTCAGTCTGGCTCAGTGCTGGGCAGCAGTCTGAACACACTCTCCCAGCTAGCTTCTCTTTTTATCTCCGTGTGAAGCTAGAGAGAAAAGATGTGAACCGGAAATAGACTTGAAATTTTCGACTGTAATGTTGCATGCTTTTgtagaattatttttttatgtaatgccTCCATACATAAAAAAGGATTAATGGCCTTATGTAAATGCATCTGAGAAACTATGGAAAGCTGTTCAAAGTGGATAAAAAGCAAGTAATACAATAAGTACAAAAATAGCAGTAGACGTGACAGTTAATATAAAGATAAAATATGACATTAATTTAAGTCTGACACCAAACTTCATAGATGGTTGCATTCCTGTGTCTGGGGCCTGTAGGGGAGTATAAACCTAAAATAATCCTAATTCAGTCTAATGGTGGTCCCACCTTCATTTCATCGCTCTGTCTAATTACTGTACAGCTGGTTATGAgtagttatttttaatataatctgTGACAACCTGGTAATATCAGTAAGATTTCACTTGCCCTCCCACTGCACAACCCAGTCACAGGTTGTCTGTTCTATTTCTATCCTGTCGCTTCCTCCTGCAGCACTGAGTGCCGCAACACTACAGAGACGGTGAACCATGCCGTGCTTGCTGTGGGATATGGACAAGAGAAAGGCATCCCTTACTGGATTGTGAAGAACTCCTGGGGACCATATTGGGGAATGCAGGGGTAAGGTTGAAAAGAATGctcatatatacagctctggacaaattaagagaccactgcaaaattataagtttctctgtttttactatttataggtatgtgtttgggtaaaatgaactactgacaacattatttttaataataaataaataaataaatgcagtggtctcttaattttttccagagctgtattccTGATCAacacagtattttaaaataaatagttacaGGGTATTTGGAGTTAAAAATATTTCCTCAGAAAATACCCAGCAGTTGATATATATACATCCTGCAAAGTATAATATAAGTCTGTGGTTTTAAAACAGTGTTTCCacatattacaattttgaaaGACACTGAGATGTGTGAATCCTGTTAATGACGTTAATAACACcgagacatttttgttttccactTCAACTGGGCTAAACAAATACTTGTATGTTCAAGAATTACACAATGCCTGCAGAATGttctgttttcaaaatatgcaaTAACTATTTTTTCATTGAAACAGCATACCTGAATACTAATCAGTGACCTGCTGCTGTTTCACATGTATGGTGGCTATCGTGTTTGCATTAACCATAATTAAAAATCCCTGGTATTACCGACATTAAAAGTTTAATTTTGAGATCAATTAAATTAGTTAATAAAAGGTTTGTGTTTGGAAattaatttttgtttgtttgtttatttagataCTTCTTTATTGAGCGGGGGAAAAACATGTGTGGGCTAGCAGCCTGTTCCTCTTACCCTGTGCCTCTGGTGTGAAGTATGAAGACATGAAGAAGACTGAgacaaaaagggaaaatgaaCACACAAACTGCACTCTAGTTCTGTTTCTTTAGAATTCACACTATACTGTTTACAGGTTCATTGCagccttaataataatatttgttttaaatcaaaggGAAGTACCATTTCTTAGTAACTGTGAacacattgttattttttaacaataacTGCAAatttaagtaaaagtaaaagtatttTCTGCACATATCTAAACTTGCATATTATTGAGTGCCTTGTTTTCTAATATTACATATTACTACGCAAATCTCATATGGATGACCAGCCTGCATTGTTGCTCTATGACCATTAACTCCTTAAAGCATGCTGTTAATACAttatgtactatatatatatatatatatatatatatatatatatatatatatatatatatatactgctcaaaaaaattaagggaacactccaagttcataaatcaatgttaagtgttcccttattctttttgagcagtatatatatatatatatatatatatatatatatataaattcaaaCTACTGAAAATGTTGATGTATAAGAAGCACAAATACATGTGTACAATATAATGgagatgtatttttaaatcaatgcaATGTACTCTAGGACTTGCTCATTGAGATTGTCTGTTGCTTTTgtgcttttataaataaagtctgattttattgatttaagcTGGGTAGCGTATTTCTGTTTGTACCGAGCAGTTAAACGTAGGTTGCATGATTGGGTACaaaggaaaacatttgtatttgagCATTGGTGAAAGACAAAACTGAAAAGTTGGGAGAATTGTGTGGGATAATCggcatgtatttaatttttggcAAACAGCAAAGGGAGGATGGAAGGTAAAGGTaagaaggaaggaagaaaatgCGACGTAGCTGATGCTGGTGTAGTCCAAATAAGTTTAACCCGTGATAGCTAACGAGTGTATAAAATATGATTTGTGTATCGTGACAATAATGCAAAGGTCTCTAAATTGAATCATATTCAgccactgatttttttttaactataccAAGGTAATTACTGACTTACGTGATggattaatatgtatatattgttccaatgtattttatatagataaacGCCACTTTTCAATTGGTTTAGACGCACACTGAGCGCGACTCACGACCCGGAAGTACTGGCGCGTCTGTTGCCCAATGGGAGGCACCCGCGGAAACGCgcaaaatacaaaactgtacaatCCGGCGGACAACATGAGCACCAGCTAACAGATGAGTTGTTAAAATAAACTCTGATGTTTAAGGTAAGATAGAGGTTTCTCTATCATCCAGtggttttaatatgttttaaaatattatcgTGTAGGGTTTCTGgctttcttgtaaatacatCCTATCTGTCCATTCAGACTTGTTATGAATGTGAACGACTACACAATTTCGGTTATAATTACATGTATACCAGTTGATAATTTTGGTAAATGTATAAACTCGAAAACTAGTGACTGTGGAAACTTGTTATTGTGCCAAACTCACACAGAAGGCAGTGACAGTTCAACTTGTTTTCACTGTGATGTATATTTTGTACGTTTAACCGTACAATTTAACTTGATGTTGGCAGCTTGTAGTGAATTGAGTAAACGGCTGTTTTAAACAGTGGTTAACACGAGTTTGTACTgacgttttcttttttctctccccctgcTTTAAGCTTGTAAACACACAATGCCGGGtcttccacaaaataacctccAGAAACAACTGGAGCTGCATAGCAGTAAAGCTGCACAGAACAGACTCTCGCTGTGTAAACCCAAACCAGGGTAAGAGCACTGGGCTTAGTCCGTACACCAGGATATAAACCTCTAaatataaagtgtgtgtgtgagagagagagagagagagagaaatgcaatATTTTACAATGGTATTGCAGTCAGATTTATATAGAAGGAACATTTCTCCCCCTCTTACCCTTGTGTGTAAATTGTTTAGACTAAATTTTTCATAGCTCAGGAAAACAATAATCAAGCAGTTGTTGATAGAAAGACATAGGTGTCTTAGTTGGCAGTATGGGTTGGGGCTTAATACAATTCCCTACCTTATGTATGattgataaaatacatttataaaatgcGCTCTTAATTATTTTGGGGACTGGTGACAATCAAAACTGCAGTCTAAAGTTTAACATGCCTGTCAAATGAGGTTATAAATCCCATGTACTTTTCTGCACAGACATAGCTCACTAATTTTTCAACAATGTTTTGCTCAAGTAACATCCAAACCTTAACACATTTCATCACAAGGAATTTTGTCATTATTGATGGCAACAAAATAAACTAAGTCATTGGCTGAACAACACTGTGGCAAGTActgttcatttcatttgtattatatatccCTGCTCCGCTCATTGTGCTTTAGACCATGGGTTAACTACACACTTTCTGTGCGGTGaattgtgaaaataataatgGTCCACAAATGTTAAGGCACTGGGTGACTTTTTTtaggtttatattttattttagggtgCTTATCATACAATCTCCTGCGTCTCTTCAGAAAACtgcttacagaaaataaaaagtgtagGTGTGGACAGGTTATACATAAAACATTCcaattttgtatgcatttaataCAACTCAGGCAGTACAAAAAGAAAACCATTGTTCCCATTTAATGATTGTGCAAAACTCTAAACCTAGAAATTGTGCTGAACCCTAAAAATACACCATTATATTGATAAAAGTGAAAATACATGCATTTCATTAATCAGAAATGCATGATCCCAATTATTGCTTTGGAACCTGCAGGCATATTTCTTGGGTTTCTTGTTGATTTTGCACACCTCCCTATTATAGTCTGTTCAAAACCTATTTCATATTACAGCAGAGTCTCACTGATTGCActgtgcatttttgttgtttgttttgaatgtaaTAACTTTGCCTCTCTCATTTTATACAGGAGCTTTTCCTTTAAAAAGAAGACTGATATTGCGCTTCATTCCAAGGTAACAAACTCTACTCCCTTAGTGGACAGGAATGTCAATGTGTATCAGAACAGTACAGTTTCTAAACCTCTAACATCTTTAACCAAGCCTCAAAGACCGCAAGTGACAATCAACAACTTCTTTGAGTTGAGCTCCAAAGCTAAGCCACAGGCATTTACCCCAGCCATAAGCAGACCACCTATGACCAGTAACAAACCAGCCTTGTCTACTGTCACCGCTCCTCCTGTAACAACTGAATCGAATGCAGGTGTCAAAGAGATTGAAGAGGCTAAGAATGCAGTACTAAATCACTCTTTTAACAGCAGTGTTGACGCATGGGATGATTTTGAGGACTTTGACACACCTGTTAAAGACAAAAGTGTTTCACTGAATAGCCAGATTAAGCCAACTAGGAACTGTGCAAGCACCTCCATTTCAAAGAAGCTGAGCCTGAAGACCATTGCAGCATCGAAAGACATTCCCTTTAAACCACAGGACAGCAAGGTTAACAGCAGTCTTGCCAATAAAGGGGCTATTCTGGGAACGCAGAACTCTCCTGCAGCTCTGCAGGACTCGGACCGAGCTTTAGAAAGTGTCTCAGCTGCTCAGAAGGAAACTTGGAGAGGCctggcggaggaggaggaggaggaggaagaggaagatgaTGAAGCTCCCATTAAATTCCGAAAGAAATGTAATTCTTCCCAGCATGCAGTTTTACTGAGTGACAGTGAAGACGATGGTTTATCCAGTGAAAAGAAAGGTGAGTTTGGATTACGCTACTGGATTTCCCTTTTTTAGAAGTGAATGACCTACTTATTCCCTGCCTaggaaaaatgtatataatcacAAAAATGAGTAGGCCCTAATGTGTAATGAACtctgttttgaaaaacaaacccaacattttttatgtttttattttggattttAGAAGTTCAAATTAAGCAGATAGATCCGCATGTTATAGACGTCGATGACGAATCTGTTCTTGAAGATGAAGACCTTGACTTCATCCCTCCTTCTCCTGAGAGGGAAACGTTCACTTCGCCTCTCTTTGTGAAGCTTTCCAGGTAAACTAAGATCTTGCTTTTGCTGTGGAATGTTTCTTCCAGTGATTAGTgacacagctgtgttttttttaccaTGATTTACTTTTACATACAATCTTAATTTCTGAGCTCTCACGGATATGCATTTaataaacctgtttttttttctgttaacaTAAAATGCTTAAACAAGTCAACTATACCAGAAAACTTGGTTTTGAAAGTCTGCTCTGTTGCTGAGCTACATGTAATTTCTTGATTTCAACAGTATTGAGAAGCGCGACTCCAGTACAAACCCACATTTGTCATCCATTTCCACCCTACTGAAAAACAAGGAAAGAGCCAAGTCGGATTCCTCCgagattaaatgtaaaaataattatttctttttttctttttggggcTCTTTTTTATCTTTCTGTTCTTCTGTCTGTCATCCATCACAAAGATAACTTGAGATAGTTGGGTTAAATAAGGGCACCTATTTTCAATCAAATCAATACACTTTTGTTAGAGGTGGTGTTAAGAACATATTTAATCTGTcatttttctttatataaaatCAGCAAATAcatcatcaaaatgtaatgtaCAGCCTATGTGTTCCCATGTATAAATTAAGGCGAGGTTTCTTAAGGAAGTAGGcttgttttccatcttgttTGTTAAGTAGAACTGATTGTGTTTACTTACTATTAGTAAATCTTTCTGCAAAACATTACTTGCTTCCCAGCTTTCTATCCAGACAATGGGAGAGAATCTGAAGACCAGCTGTTTGCTGTCATGGAGGAGATCTGCCGATTGGTGGACTCCATCCCTGAGCATGAGCTGACCGCACTGTCCTGTGGATCGGACCTGCTTGTTCAGCGCGCTCGCAGGTATGCGTGTCTGCTGCAGGAGAGATGGCAGACATATGTTTCTTATTTACTATACACTTATTAAAACTACCCTACTTTCAGCCACCTTTCATTGATCTGCATATGGTGTAAATGatattataaaaaatgtattatcttttgAATCAAGAATATGAAACCCTATTCAAAATCTAGACCTCTATGGAAGAGTTATCATGTTCCATTTCAGGCTGTACACATAACTTAATATAATTCCAGTCCATATGCAACACATATCAGCCTTTCTCTGGAGATTTAATTAAGCCctacctgttttgttttttcccactAGGAAAAAGATGTTCTCTGAATTGGTTTGCACACCACTGACAAGAAAATGGACGGGCAATGGTACAGCCTCAGAATCTAAAACTGACAAACAACGGCATGCAAACAGTTTTGGGTGCCAGACCCCACTTCTACCCACTGACAGGGGTCTGCCCTCTGTGAAGACCTTCCAATTCAGGAAATCCTCCTCCCTTCCTTCTGTGGACTGTGACCGCAGTGTGTTTAATGACTCCGACGTGTCTATCTATAATGGCATTCAGAGTCCGTCAACCTCTTCAAGGCCAAGCTTGAGGTTTAATGGAGAGAGTAGCTGTCCCAGGGGGAAGCTGTATGCAACCAGTTACTATGAGGATTCCAAGTTGGTGACCTCTTATTCGGATTCGTCCTTTACCTGTGATGGCAATCAAACGGCCAATCTGGAACAGACTGAAAACTCTTCTTGGCTGAAGACCACCCTCAGCAGCATGCAGAGCAGTTGTGACGACACTCACAGCAGAATAGACTCCAACGTGTCTGATTCACGCGGCATTGACGGTACTGTTACCATGGACAATGACGACTTTTACTTGGATAACTTTGATATCGATGATTTTGACGAGGGAGATGTGGGCGATTATTACGACAGTGTCCTAAATGCTTCGGCTTCCAAGTCACGGTCAAACACAATTAGAGAAGGAGGACCCACTAAATCTCAGTGGGAGAAGAAGACTACTCTTCCACCTTCCTCCTTTCCTTCTGCAGCCAAACCCACTCCATCTGCAGCCAAACTCAGTTCACCAGGCAAGTGGTTTCTAATTTACCAAAAGTATAAAGTAAATTAACTAAGTCCAGTGCATTCCAACAGTAGCATGTAGCATGTAGTAGGATGTAGAAGCATATTTCAGTTGTGTATATATTGGCTATATATTGGAGTCCAGTAGACTGTACCACAAAAACCAACCCCAGAATGGATCGGTCTGCTTATTACTACTTGTTCAAATTCGAGTCAATGAAAGCCAATCTCTTACCAGAAAAGggaacaataaataatacattattttaatttgacagattaaaattaattgaattgtgtGTCAGGCTatttcatttctctctctctctctctctctctcttttgctctCCAAGAGCCCACAGCCAGAAACCCAGCACATGATCGCTTCAGGGGGTACAGCTTCCCTCACTCGGGGGAAATGATGAAGATCTTCCATAAGAAGTTTGGTCTACACCAGTTCCGAACAAACCAGCTGGAGGCCATCAATGCTACACTGCTGGGTGAAGATACGTTTGTGCTGATGCCAACCGGTATGTACAGGATATCTTCAAGGGGTGTTTCGAAATTTGATGTATCATGCTCAACATGTTATTATATTTCTAGTTTAATGACTCTGAGGGTGATATGGTAGACTATGCTGTATATGcaacttgatttttttgtttctgaagTCACTACAAGGAAAGAAAGGGACAGAAAATGTTCAAACATGTTCAACATATTAGTGAAGCATCAGAAGCTGAACAGAAGTGTGTTTGCATGTTCAATTTCAGGTGGTGAAAGTATACAGGCTTCAGCTCAGATCTGCTGCAGTCACTTGTGGATAATTCAGTATCACTTACATCAGCCCCCGTTACATTATGTCTTCTCACAGTAGTGTGATGTTATGATCTGCTTATCACTGAAtctgtttgtctctgtgttATTTAGGAGGCGGTAAGAGTCTTTGCTATCAGCTGACGGCCTGTGTCTCACCCGGGGTCACTATTGTAATTTCCCCTCTGCGCTCTCTGATCGTTGATCAGGTGCAGAAACTCACAACTTTGGATGTAAGTTCTGTATTTTGTGATcgtgctttaaaaaaaagtaacttCTGAAATAACACTGACAGTTGATCAGATAAGAGATTTCTTAATAATTCGGTTCAGTAATCTGTCTCGTTATAAAGTTTTTCAcatgttagtgtttgtttggtGTGTGAGATATTTCACATTCATTTGGTGATATTTTGTGCACATTCCACATTGTATTCCTGCAAATGATGCTTTCATTTCATTAGGAGTTATTCTGGGCTTTACAATGAACTTAAACAACATACCtccttttttcttgtttatttctttagatTCCTGCCACAAGTTTGACGGGGGACAAGAGTGATAGTGAGTGTGGTCGAATTTACATGCAGCTGTCAAAGAAGGACCCTATCATTAAACTGTTATATGCCACCCC
The genomic region above belongs to Amia ocellicauda isolate fAmiCal2 chromosome 4, fAmiCal2.hap1, whole genome shotgun sequence and contains:
- the LOC136748233 gene encoding recQ-like DNA helicase BLM; this encodes MPGLPQNNLQKQLELHSSKAAQNRLSLCKPKPGSFSFKKKTDIALHSKVTNSTPLVDRNVNVYQNSTVSKPLTSLTKPQRPQVTINNFFELSSKAKPQAFTPAISRPPMTSNKPALSTVTAPPVTTESNAGVKEIEEAKNAVLNHSFNSSVDAWDDFEDFDTPVKDKSVSLNSQIKPTRNCASTSISKKLSLKTIAASKDIPFKPQDSKVNSSLANKGAILGTQNSPAALQDSDRALESVSAAQKETWRGLAEEEEEEEEEDDEAPIKFRKKCNSSQHAVLLSDSEDDGLSSEKKEVQIKQIDPHVIDVDDESVLEDEDLDFIPPSPERETFTSPLFVKLSSIEKRDSSTNPHLSSISTLLKNKERAKSDSSEIKSFYPDNGRESEDQLFAVMEEICRLVDSIPEHELTALSCGSDLLVQRARRKKMFSELVCTPLTRKWTGNGTASESKTDKQRHANSFGCQTPLLPTDRGLPSVKTFQFRKSSSLPSVDCDRSVFNDSDVSIYNGIQSPSTSSRPSLRFNGESSCPRGKLYATSYYEDSKLVTSYSDSSFTCDGNQTANLEQTENSSWLKTTLSSMQSSCDDTHSRIDSNVSDSRGIDGTVTMDNDDFYLDNFDIDDFDEGDVGDYYDSVLNASASKSRSNTIREGGPTKSQWEKKTTLPPSSFPSAAKPTPSAAKLSSPEPTARNPAHDRFRGYSFPHSGEMMKIFHKKFGLHQFRTNQLEAINATLLGEDTFVLMPTGGGKSLCYQLTACVSPGVTIVISPLRSLIVDQVQKLTTLDIPATSLTGDKSDSECGRIYMQLSKKDPIIKLLYATPEKVCASNRMISALQNLYERDLLSRIIIDEAHCVSQWGHDFRPDFKRLHELRQKFPRVPIMALTATANPRVQKDILNQLQMLRPQVFTMSFNRHNLKYTVLPKKPKKVAEDCIDWIKKHYPRDSGIIYCLSRNDCDSLADNLQRAGIAALAYHAGLNDKDRDYVQHKWINQDGCQVMCATIAFGMGIDKPDVRYVIHSSLPKSVEGYYQESGRAGRDGEISHCVLFYSYTDVIRIKRLITMEKDGTRETKKTHLNNLYSMVHFCENVMECRRIQLLSYFGENKFNPSFCKEHPEVICDNCSRTKEYKARDVSEELKTIVRFVQENCEKVGVRQYKSAQLNRLTLNMLVDIFLGVKNARIQTGMFGKGAAFSRHNAERLFRKLVLENILEENLYITANAQAVAYISAGPKAAAVLSGFMQVEFYETESASSIKRHKAAVTKNVSKREEMVHKCLQELNDLCKKLGKIFGIHYYNIFSTATLKKIAETLSADPEVLVQIDGVTEDKLEKYGAELIELLQKYSEWQLPVQEQSETPGATDRWINTAAGRGSVHSDNEDEDDDGGSSYFKNTNGRGGKRKRAPAYKKSKRRKGGYSNQQSATKSYGNGNSWTSSKGGSRARNRNAAGNSKPAMVAPAGKRPGFMAPPLPRTNQRPFLKPHFSHA